A window of Flammeovirga kamogawensis genomic DNA:
TAAACCTCCAATTAAACCTGAACATATATTACCAATTCCTTGAGCTATTAATTCTCTATTAGTTGGAGTAACCCTTTTCATTGGGTCTAATTTATCTGTTGCTTCTACAGATAAAAGTGTTTCTAAACTACCAACAACTGCCAAAGTAAAGGCTACTACATATATTTTAGGTTGTGTAAATGCAGTAAAATTTGGGGTAGTAAACTGATTTATAAATTCTGAAACTGATGTTGCTATCGGAATGGTAACTAAATGCTCTGAAGTGATATCTAAAACTGGAATTGAATCAAAAAATAGATTTAACCCAACACCTAAGCTTACAACTACCAACGGCCCAGGAATACTAGATAGAAAAGTTTTCTTGATAAACGGCTTATCCCATGATATCAAAATAATTAAAGACAATACAGTAATAACCATGGCACCTGGAGTCACAGCGTCCCACATATACCATAATTCACTAAATGTATTATGACCATCTACCTGAAAAAAAGAGAAATCACCCTCAGGGTCAACATCATAACCGACTGCATGAGGAATTTGCTTTAAGAAGATTAATAAACCAATACCCGACAGCATTCCTTTTATTACAGAGGAGGGGAAATAATAACCAATCACTCCTGCTTTTACAATACCTAATATTATCTGAATTACACCTGCAATTACTACTGCTAATAGAAAATTTTCGAATGTACCTAAATCATTAATAGCATTAAGAACAATAACAGCCAATCCCGCTGCCGGACCACTAACACCTAATGAAGATCCACTAATTAATGATACTACTATGCCCCCAACTATGCCTGCTATTATGCCAGAAAATAGTGGAGCTCCGGATGCTAATGCAATTCCTAAGCATAAAGGCATTGCTACTAAAAATACGACAATACTTGATGGTAAATCATACCTCAGATTAGATAAAAGGTTTTGTTGCTGTTTCATTATTGTGTTTATTTTATGTTAGTAAACTAAAATAGGAGTTCAACTCAAAGTTTTCGTGTACCATAAAGCACAGAAAACTCATAGCAAAAAGGAGTAATTTAATTAGAAGCTAATACTATATTTAAATTATTAAAGAGTGCTTATTATTTACACTTACAAAATAGTACAATTTACACTTATAATCTATTTAACGAACCTTTATTCATCGATCTGATCACAATAATTAGATATGTTGTAATGTTAAAATATACAAACGTCTTATTTTTAGTTCTAAAAGAGATTTAAAACATAAATAAACTAATAGTCAACAACTTACAACATGTTAAAAGGCTTTAAACATGATATTTACACTACCTACAAATCTATAATCCTTATTTAGCTTCCCAGAAACAGTAATTCTAAATAACTTTTTGATTTGTTAAATGAGTATTTATTATAGTTTTGTAGAATATATAAAACTATAAACATGAAATTTTTATTAACAAAAACAATTAGTGTTGCACTTGGAGTTGGTACTTTACTAGCAACAAGTTGTGGAACACCTGAGCAGAAATCTGATTCCTCTTCAGAAAAAGCACTCGATCTTTCTAACATGAACACATCTGTAAAGCCTGGTGATAATTTTTACGATTATGCCAATGGTGGATGGATGAAAAAAGCTGAAATTCCAGCAGACAGAGGTCGTTGGGGTAGTTTTGATGAACTCCGTGAAAGAAACGAAAAAGCTACTTTAGAGGTGTTAAACGAAGCAATGGCTTCTGGAAACCTTAAAGAAGGTAGCGATCAAATGAAAGCAGTGTATATGTACCAAAGCGGTATGGACTCTGTTACCATCGAAAAGCAAGGTGCAAATCCTATCAAACCTTACTTAAGTAAAATTGATGGAATGAAATCTAAAAAAGACCTTCAAAAAGTTTTAGAAGATTTACATAAAAGCCAAACTTCGGCAATTTTCG
This region includes:
- a CDS encoding SulP family inorganic anion transporter, whose translation is MKQQQNLLSNLRYDLPSSIVVFLVAMPLCLGIALASGAPLFSGIIAGIVGGIVVSLISGSSLGVSGPAAGLAVIVLNAINDLGTFENFLLAVVIAGVIQIILGIVKAGVIGYYFPSSVIKGMLSGIGLLIFLKQIPHAVGYDVDPEGDFSFFQVDGHNTFSELWYMWDAVTPGAMVITVLSLIILISWDKPFIKKTFLSSIPGPLVVVSLGVGLNLFFDSIPVLDITSEHLVTIPIATSVSEFINQFTTPNFTAFTQPKIYVVAFTLAVVGSLETLLSVEATDKLDPMKRVTPTNRELIAQGIGNICSGLIGGLPVTQVIVRSSANIQSGGRTKVSAFFHGILLLVCVMIIPSVLNLIPLASLAAILLVIGYKLTNPKQFVQLYKKDMSLFLPFIVTILGIVFTDLLRGIGLGMAVGIINILWNNFKIPYHLDPNNFKDNEPIIIQLAEDVSFLNKASILRTFKKIPNNAYVVVDATKNHSIHPDVLEIIEDFELNAKTRDIKVELKGFKNIEEFDSVE